The Rhodopirellula bahusiensis genome has a window encoding:
- a CDS encoding DUF1571 domain-containing protein, whose product MNTPRRQFLGLAGGLLAGGLSQTNLFGQDPQWTKPVHRVANAALSSQKADATAGVSSAKADLVRGLDMARQSLTRSKTEVKDYTALLVKRERIGDSVGDHEYMRIKVRNRKEANGRLVQPFSVYLAFVKPTSVKGREVIYVENQNNGNIVAHEGGFKGRFLPTVSIPPTGMLAMRGQRYPMTEIGVENMILKLIERGEKALQFEDVHAEIRKEARLQNRPCTVLQLTQPTRRPDAEFHTAQVFMDNELNMPIRYIAHDWPTAAGGRGEVIEEYNYLNLEVNVGLTDKDFDPYNKDYNFHS is encoded by the coding sequence ATGAACACACCTCGTCGTCAATTCTTGGGACTCGCCGGCGGACTGCTGGCCGGTGGACTCTCTCAAACGAATCTCTTTGGGCAAGACCCTCAGTGGACGAAACCAGTCCACCGGGTTGCCAACGCCGCCCTGTCCTCGCAAAAAGCTGACGCCACCGCAGGGGTCAGCTCCGCGAAAGCCGATTTGGTTCGTGGCCTGGATATGGCTCGTCAATCGCTGACGCGATCCAAGACAGAAGTGAAGGACTACACGGCGCTTCTGGTCAAACGGGAACGCATCGGTGACAGCGTTGGCGATCACGAATACATGCGAATCAAGGTTCGCAATCGCAAAGAGGCGAATGGTCGTTTGGTGCAACCATTCAGCGTTTACCTGGCATTCGTGAAGCCCACCTCGGTGAAGGGTCGCGAAGTCATTTACGTCGAGAATCAGAACAACGGCAACATTGTTGCTCACGAAGGTGGCTTCAAGGGTCGCTTCCTTCCCACCGTCTCGATTCCGCCGACCGGCATGCTAGCAATGCGTGGCCAGCGATATCCGATGACCGAGATCGGTGTCGAGAACATGATCTTGAAACTGATCGAACGAGGCGAGAAGGCTCTTCAGTTCGAAGACGTTCACGCTGAGATTCGCAAAGAGGCTCGCCTGCAAAACCGTCCTTGCACCGTCCTGCAGTTGACCCAGCCCACCCGACGCCCCGATGCGGAATTCCACACCGCTCAGGTATTCATGGACAATGAACTGAACATGCCGATTCGCTACATCGCCCACGATTGGCCGACCGCTGCCGGCGGACGTGGCGAAGTGATTGAGGAATACAACTACCTCAATCTGGAAGTCAACGTAGGACTGACGGACAAGGATTTCGATCCCTACAACAAAGACTACAACTTCCACTCTTGA
- a CDS encoding signal peptidase II, whose amino-acid sequence MNSAKVNPSGQDPNPSTTATRGSAFPASRYALFFGLALAGGALDLWSKEAIFKWRGLPGTKGVHWIIEGYFGIETAVNIGAVFGLGAGQGLVFAAISVFAAAAIIVWLFVFKAARSCWLTFALGCITGGIIGNLYDRLGFWWEPGLPDQWQSGVRDWILWQASAAWKWPNFNIADSLLVTGAIMLLVQSFFFPSPPHDETGGGELPGSRPPDEPAEGAKPAAS is encoded by the coding sequence ATGAATTCAGCCAAAGTGAATCCTTCCGGACAAGACCCCAACCCCTCGACGACCGCTACCCGAGGGTCAGCGTTTCCCGCCAGTCGCTACGCATTGTTCTTCGGCCTGGCTCTCGCTGGTGGTGCGTTGGACCTATGGAGCAAAGAAGCCATTTTCAAATGGCGCGGTCTCCCCGGAACCAAAGGTGTTCACTGGATCATCGAGGGGTACTTCGGCATTGAAACTGCCGTGAACATTGGTGCGGTCTTTGGCTTGGGAGCCGGCCAGGGTTTGGTGTTCGCTGCGATCTCAGTGTTTGCCGCCGCGGCGATCATCGTTTGGCTGTTTGTATTCAAAGCCGCCCGTTCATGTTGGTTGACGTTCGCGTTGGGATGCATCACCGGCGGAATCATTGGCAACCTTTACGACCGCCTAGGATTTTGGTGGGAACCGGGTCTGCCCGATCAATGGCAAAGTGGCGTCCGCGATTGGATTCTTTGGCAAGCGTCTGCAGCATGGAAATGGCCCAACTTCAACATCGCGGATTCTTTGTTGGTCACGGGAGCAATCATGCTGTTGGTTCAATCGTTCTTCTTCCCATCACCGCCGCACGATGAGACAGGCGGCGGTGAGCTACCGGGTTCGCGACCGCCGGATGAACCGGCCGAAGGTGCGAAGCCGGCCGCATCGTGA
- a CDS encoding thioredoxin family protein gives MTSYPRPASLAVTSIAVAGIGLVSFFFIGCNVPNNPGPTVNVPAEAIQQAVGSVDDQNLVLVKFGAVWCGPCREVDKELASLEPTLPEQVRVVKIDVNEQPEVASKFGIEGIPRMFLVRNGQVLADEVGYRSESELRSWVASYQ, from the coding sequence ATGACGTCCTACCCTCGCCCCGCATCACTCGCCGTGACTTCGATCGCGGTTGCAGGCATCGGCTTGGTTTCGTTTTTCTTCATCGGTTGCAACGTCCCAAACAACCCTGGGCCGACCGTGAATGTCCCTGCCGAGGCCATCCAACAGGCGGTCGGTTCGGTGGACGATCAGAACTTGGTGCTCGTCAAATTTGGAGCGGTATGGTGTGGCCCCTGTCGGGAAGTCGACAAAGAATTGGCCTCGCTCGAACCAACCCTTCCTGAGCAAGTCCGTGTGGTCAAAATTGATGTCAACGAGCAACCCGAAGTGGCATCCAAATTTGGGATCGAAGGCATTCCGCGAATGTTCCTCGTCCGAAATGGGCAAGTCTTGGCTGACGAAGTTGGATATCGCTCGGAATCTGAACTGCGCAGCTGGGTGGCCAGCTACCAGTGA